A window of Staphylococcus lloydii genomic DNA:
ACAAAAGATCTTAAAAACAATAAATTCAGGTGCCAGTTGTCATCAAATATTAAAATCATTAAACTTTCCTCAATCGATTGTTATGTTTATTTACTTTGCCGAACTGTTTGGAGATTTATCTAGTAGTTTAATTCACGTACAGTCTTATTTAGAACGAAATTATCAAGCTAAAAAAATGCTACTTAAAACAATACAATACCCAATCGTCTTAATCACAGTTTTTATTATCATGCTTATAGCAATAAATTATACGATTATCCCACAATTCAATGACCTCTTTCAGACGATGGAGGTCAAACTCTCTCCGCTCCAACAATTTATGAGTCTATTTATCACAACATTGCCCATTTTATTCATCTATGTAATTGTATTTATTATCATTTTAACAACTATTTGTTGGACGATTTATCATCGACTTACAATTCCTCAACAAATTAAATTCATGAAATTCATTCCAATTATTAAACATTATTTTAGTCTCTTCAAAACATACAGATTAGCTTCAGAATTATCATTATTTTATCGCCATGGTGTTACATTACAAAATATTGTTAAGTTATATAACATGCAAGAAGATGACCATTACTTAAAATATCTAGCTAAACAAATCGCTCAAGGTACACAACAAGGCGATACGTTAGGAGTAATTTTATCAAATATTTCTTGTTATCAAACTGACTTAATAACTTTTATTACTCAAGGTGAACAAAGTGGAAAATTAGGTTTAGAATTGCAATTTTATAGTACGATTATCAGAACTAAAATCGAACAAAAAATGAAGCGTCAAATTAAAATTATACAACCTGTAACTTTTATCATATTAGCCTTTCTAATCATTGCACTTTATTTAGTAATCATGCTACCTATGTTTGAATTAATTCAAACTATTAAGTAACAGGAGGTTAGAAATGAAAAAAATAAAACATTTCAAGGCATTTACTTTAATAGAAATGCTTTTAGTATTACTTATAATTAGTCTTCTATTGGTATTAATAATTCCTAACATTTCAAAACAATCTAAACATATACAATCCACAGGCTGTAAAGCACAGTTAAAACTTATAGACAGTCAAATACAGGCTTATACATTGAAATTTGGCCAGCCTCCAAATACGATAGATAATTTAGTAAGTGAGGGATTCATAAAAGATGATCAAAAGTCATGTAAAAATGGCCAAACAATAGCAATTAATAACGGTGAGGCTGTTGCAAGCTAAACCTGCTTTTTCTTATTTAGAATTAATAATTGTTATGCTTATTTTGACTACCATGCTCTATTTGCAATTTAATAATAAAATACAATCCTCTTCTTTTTATACGGAGGAAAATCAAATCAAACAGTTAATTACAGAAATTCAGTATTTAAAATCTAAAGCAATTAAAGAGGAACAATCAATAGTATTAATATTTCGGCCACATCATAATTCAATAAAAATTATCGATAAGCAACAAAACCAATACCCTCCATTATCAATAAAAAATGGCAGTATTCATCCTTATACAAACCTAAAATATATTACTTTTGATAAAGATGGTCATAATCATCAATTCGGTTCTCTATATATCAAACTAAATAATACAATTTATAAAATTATATTTCATATTGAAAAAGGAAGAATCCGTTATGAAAAATTATAAGGGTTCTGTTCTACTAGATGCTTTATTTTCATTTTTGATGCTAAGTATCATATGCATTTCGATATTACCACTACTAAATATTTCTACTAATAAGTTAAATGATCAACATAGTGATTTAGAATTAAAAAGAGTTTTATTCAATCAACTTATTAAGACGACTAAATTGCCTGATAATACTAACTATGGTCAATACGTAATAACGAAGCGGGACAAAATAATTTGTGTTCAAAAGGAGACGACTAATAAAAAAATATGTTATCAACAACAAAGTAAAAGCATTTACAATGATTGAAATGATGTTATCTATGTTAATTATGTTAACACTCGTTCAATTAATACCATTTTTGTTAAAGACAATACTTATATTTAATACTAGCATAACAAGTATTGCAGACATTGAATTAGAGTTTTTCCTTAGAGACATGATAAAAGATTATAAGGAAACTAAGAAAGTTACTGTAATAAACCATAATATTATTAAATTTCAAAGGGGAGATAAGGCATACTATTACAAGTTCAAGAATAATAAAATTATAAAAGAAGTTAATAACAGCGGTAATATAACTATGCTATATAATGTTATGACATTTAACGTGACCGAATTAAACAACGATAATTTCCTACTAGATATTAAACTCCAAGACAAAGGTGAAACAATTGAGAAAACATTGTATTTTTAAAGGTAATGGTTATTTCTATCCTTTTGTGATGAGCTTTTTTATGCTATATTTATTTTTAATATCATTTTATATTATAAATTATAGCTTGAAATTGAAGACGCTATCGAATATAAATGACTATTACGATAATCAAATTCAAAGACAACTAGCGGAGGAAGAGTAATTTCATGGAAAGCAGTATAACACCAATTGTTTTAATAGGCTTTATGGGTACAGGTAAAACAACTCTTGGCCAGTATATGTCTGAATCAAACCATCTTTCTTTTGTAGATTTAGATCATTATATCGTGCAACAAGAAAACAAAACGATACCCGAAATATTTGATGCGATAGGAGAACAAGGTTTTCGTCAACTAGAAGCTAAATACCTAAAAGACTGCTTAAATCATTACGATATTATTTCTACTGGTGGTGGCATTATAGAAGGCGAAGATTCTCATCAACTATTAAAAAATGTTAGTAACGTAATTTGGTTAGATTGCGATATTAATATTTTATACGAACGTATTAAAAATGATCAAAATCGTCCCAATGCTAACAATAAAACGCTTTCCTCACTAAATGACTTGTATTTAACTAGAGTTTCAAGATATAATGAAATCGCATTCATCAAAGTTAGCAGTGATATGACTTTAAATGAATTACAAACAACAATAATAGAACGCTTAACAAGCGATTGATCAGTGTTGGAGAGAATGACAAAGATTTGATGTCATCGCCGAAGGTGCAAGTTTAACGAAACTCTCAGGCAAAAGGATAACACTGTGACGCATTCCTGGATGAAGAAACAGGGTAGCTTTAATTAGCTATCCTGTTTTTTAATACATATATTAGGAGGTAGCATAATGACGAATGACTTAAAAAAAACACCACTTTATCAAACTTTTGTTGATAGTGATGCAAAAATAGTAGAGTTTGGTGGATGGGCGATGCCTGTACAATTTTCAAGCATTAAAGATGAGCATATTGCAGTAAGAACTTCTGTAGGTATTTTCGATGTCAGTCATATGGGGGAAATACAAATCAAAGGTAATGAAAGTGCACAATTTATACAATATATTTTATCTAATGATACAGACCAAATAACAACAGATAAAGCACAATATACTGCCTTATGTAATGAAAATGGTGGTGTCATCGATGATTTAATCACTTATAAACTTAATCAAGATACATTTTTATTAGTCGTTAACGCTGCGAATACTGACAAAGATTTTGATTGGATTAAATCACATGCTAAAGATTTTGATGTTGAAGTAGATAATGTTTCAAATCAATTTGGTCAACTAGCAGTACAAGGGCCTGAAGCTAGAAAATTAGTACAACAGGATGTAGATTTTGATCTTTCATCAATGAAACCTTTTGATGTCGCTCACAACGTTTCTTATTTAGGAAAAACGATTATGCTTTCTCAATCAGGCTATACGGGTGAAGATGGCTTTGAAATTTACTGTGAAGCACAAGATTGTGTTGCTTTGTGGAATCATTTTATCGAGCATGATGTCACACCATGTGGCTTAGGTGCACGAGATACATTACGTTTAGAAGCAGGTTTACCACTACATGGCCAAGATTTAAGCGAAACCATTACACCGTATGAAGGTGGCATAGCATTTGCAGCAAAACCACTTATTGAAGCTGATTTTATTGGAAAATCTGTTTTAAAAGAGCAAAAAGAAAATGGCTCAAAACGAAGAACAATTGGTATAGAAATGATTGATAAAGGTATTCCTCGTACCGGATACGAAGTATTAGATCTTGATGGCAATCAAATCGGTGAAGTTACTTCTGGAACACAATCGCCACAAAGTGGTAAATCTATTGGGTTAGCAATAATTAACAGAGATGAATTCGAATTAGGAAAAGAATTATTAGTACAAGTTCGTAAACGTCAAGTTAAAGCAAAAATTGTCAAAAAAAATCAAATTTCTAAATAACTAAAAGGGGTGTCCACAGTGAGTCATCGTTATATTCCATTAACCGAACAAGATAAACAAGAAATGCTTGATGTCATTGGCGCAAAGTCTATAGATGAACTTTTTGGTGATGTACCAAAAGATATATTATTAAATAGAGAGTTAAAAATTGACGATGGGGAGTCAGAAACTTCTTTATTTAAAAAATTAAATGGCATTGCTAAAAAGAATGTTACTAAAGAAACACATACTTCTTTTTTAGGTGCTGGTGTATATGATCATTATGCTCCTGCAGTCGTAGATGCAATGATTTCTAGATCAGAATTCTATACAGCTTACACACCATACCAACCAGAAATCTCTCAAGGGGAATTACAAGCAATATTCGAATTTCAAACATTAATTTGTGAATTAACTGGTATGGATATCGCTAACTCTTCAATGTACGATGGTATAACTAGTTTTGCAGAAGCTTGTATTTTAGCATTTAGCCAAACTAAAAAGAATAAAATCGTAGTATCCAAAGGATTACACTATCAAGCACTTCAAGTATTAAAAACATATATTCAAACACGTGCCGAATTTGAGCTAGTGGAAATTGATTTAGATGGCACAATAACGGATTTAGCTAAATTAGAAGAAGCAATTGATGATGACACTGCTGCAGTTGCAGTTCAATATCCAAATTTTTACGGCTCTATTGAAGATTTAGAAAAAATCCAATCCTTAATCAATGATAAAAAAGCATTATTTATCGTTTACACAAATCCAATTTCTCTTGGCTTATTAACGCCACCTGGTGATTTTGGTGCTGACATTGTAGTAGGAGACACTCAACCATTTGGCATACCTGCACAATTTGGAGGTCCTCATTGTGGTTTCTTTGCAACGACTAAGAAATTAATGCGTAAAACACCAGGTCGTTTAGTAGGGCAAACTGAAGATGAAGAAGGTAATCGTGGATTTGTATTAACTCTACAAGCACGTGAACAGCATATTAGACGTGACAAAGCTACTTCTAACATCTGTTCAAACCAAGCACTCAATGCATTGGCGTCATCAATATGTATGTCAGCTTTAGGTAAACAAGGTTTACAAGATATTGCAATTAGAAATTTTGAAAATGCAAATTATGCTAAAGATCAATTTAAGAATAATGGTTTTACCATTTTAGAAGGTACATCATTTAATGAATTTGTCGTTAAATTTGATCAACCTATTGCTAATATCAATGCTAAATTAGTTGATGAAGGTTTTATAGGAGGCTTTGATTTAAAAGAAGTTGACGAAGAACTAGAGCAACATATGTTAGTAGCAGTAACTGAATTAAGAACTAAAGCTGAGATAGATACATTTGTTGAGAAAGCAGGTGAAATCAATGGTAGTAAGTAAATCAACTCCATTAATATTTGAACGCTCTAAAAAAGATCGCTATGCATATACATTACCTAAAAAAGAAATAGACAGTAATGCTGTTGAACAGTTACTCGATGATAAATTTATTCGTAAAGACAAAGCTGAATTTCCGGAAGTATCTGAATTAGATCTAGTTCGTCATTATACAGAACTATCAAATAAAAACTTTGGTGTAGATTCTGGATTTTATCCTCTTGGTTCTTGTACGATGAAATATAATCCAAAAATCAATGAAAAAGTGGCGCGCATTCCTGGATTTGCTGAGGCACATCCATTGCAAGAGGAATCACAAGTCCAAGGCTCTTTAGAAATAATTTACAACTTACAAGAAGAATTAAAAGAGATTACTGGTATGGATGAAGTAACCTTACAGCCAGCTGCTGGTGCCCATGGAGAATGGACTGCGTTAATGATTTTCAAAGCATACCATTTAAAAAATAATGAAGGTCATAGAGACGAAGTTATTGTTCCTGATTCAGCTCATGGTACAAACCCAGCATCTGCGGCGTTTGCTGGTTTCAAAGCTGTAACAGTTAAATCTAATGAACGTGGAGAAGTCGACGTAGAAGACTTAAAACGCGTTGTAAATGAAAATACGGCTGCAATTATGTTAACCAACCCAAATACGCTAGGAATTTTCGAACAAAACATAATAGAAATTAGAAACATTGTGCATGAAGCAGGTGGCTTATTGTATTATGACGGTGCAAATTTAAACGCTATTATGGATAAAGTAAGACCTGGTGATATGGGGTTTGACGCTGTACATTTAAACTTACACAAAACATTTACAGGACCACATGGCGGTGGCGGTCCGGGCTCAGGACCTATAGGGGTTAAAAAAGAATTAGCCAGCTTTTTACCTAAACCAATGGTCGTTAAAGAAAATAATACTTTCAAATACGATAATGATATTAAAAATTCTATCGGTCGAGTTAAACCATTTTATGGTAACTTTGGTATTTATTTAAGAGCGTATACCTATATTAGAACAATGGGTAATATTGGTTTAGAAGAAGTTTCAGAAGCTGCCGTTCTAAATGCTAACTATATTAAAGCACGTCTTAGTAAGCACTTTGCAATTCCTTACGAACAATATTGTAAACATGAATTCGTCTTAAGTGGTTCTAAGCAAAAAGAACATGGTGTACGTACTTTAGATATGGCTAAAAGGTTGTTAGACTTTGGTGTACATCCACCAACAATATACTTCCCATTAAATGTCGATGAAGGCATGATGATTGAACCAACAGAAACAGAATCTAAAGAAACATTAGATTATTTCTGTGACTCAATGATACAAATTGCAGAAGAAGTTGAAAATAATCCAGACATTGTGTTGGAAGCACCACACACTACAATTATTGATCGTCTAGATGAAACTAAAGCTGCACGTAAGCCAGTACTTAAATTCGAACGCTTAGCAGAAGAAAAATAATAAGTAATATTTAATCTAAATAAATTAATAATGACGATTTCTATTTGAATATAATAGAAATCGTCATTTGCTGTTATTATAAGTTTTTAATATGTAAAAAAGCTTAGTGAAGAAAAAACAATGGAACAAAAAAAGACCGAGTTATTATAATATAACCCAGTCTCAACTAAAGTATGTTCAAACTATATCTAATCTTTTTTAAATTAACCATATAAGTGGTTTATTTTTTTGATTTAATTTTGCCTGACCATTTTTTATAGCCACCTTTTAACATATAGATGTCAGTGTAGCCATTCTTTTTCAAGATTCGTGCGGCACGATAACTTGCTATTCCATTGGCATCACAAAGGTAAATAGGTTGGTCTTTTCTTAAACCTTGAAATCTTTGTTTAAACATTGTAATAGGTATGTTGCGAGCTCCAACAATATGCCCATATTCATAATCAACTTTTTCTCTTACATCAATAACTTGAGCTTTTCTTAAACCGTCATGAAAATCATTTTGATTTAGTTCTGTAACTGCTCTTTTATTGATTAATTGGTTGATTAACATATAAGCGATGATAATAATAATTAATGCTAAAGCTATAAACCAAAAGTTACTCATCTTGCATCCTCCCTATTTTCTCGATAATATATATTATAAGACTGTTAGAACGATTTATCAAAAGATATTTTTTAAAAATTTTAAAGTTTTGTAACCGATATCATTAAACCG
This region includes:
- the comGB gene encoding competence type IV pilus assembly protein ComGB — translated: MRILTKSIFRPYYRKIISNQAQIEFISRLNDLINHGFTISESFRFLVRQTAFRKDTIKQKILKTINSGASCHQILKSLNFPQSIVMFIYFAELFGDLSSSLIHVQSYLERNYQAKKMLLKTIQYPIVLITVFIIMLIAINYTIIPQFNDLFQTMEVKLSPLQQFMSLFITTLPILFIYVIVFIIILTTICWTIYHRLTIPQQIKFMKFIPIIKHYFSLFKTYRLASELSLFYRHGVTLQNIVKLYNMQEDDHYLKYLAKQIAQGTQQGDTLGVILSNISCYQTDLITFITQGEQSGKLGLELQFYSTIIRTKIEQKMKRQIKIIQPVTFIILAFLIIALYLVIMLPMFELIQTIK
- the comGC gene encoding competence type IV pilus major pilin ComGC, with product MKKIKHFKAFTLIEMLLVLLIISLLLVLIIPNISKQSKHIQSTGCKAQLKLIDSQIQAYTLKFGQPPNTIDNLVSEGFIKDDQKSCKNGQTIAINNGEAVAS
- the comGD gene encoding competence type IV pilus minor pilin ComGD — protein: MRLLQAKPAFSYLELIIVMLILTTMLYLQFNNKIQSSSFYTEENQIKQLITEIQYLKSKAIKEEQSIVLIFRPHHNSIKIIDKQQNQYPPLSIKNGSIHPYTNLKYITFDKDGHNHQFGSLYIKLNNTIYKIIFHIEKGRIRYEKL
- a CDS encoding ComGF family competence protein, with protein sequence MIEMMLSMLIMLTLVQLIPFLLKTILIFNTSITSIADIELEFFLRDMIKDYKETKKVTVINHNIIKFQRGDKAYYYKFKNNKIIKEVNNSGNITMLYNVMTFNVTELNNDNFLLDIKLQDKGETIEKTLYF
- a CDS encoding shikimate kinase is translated as MESSITPIVLIGFMGTGKTTLGQYMSESNHLSFVDLDHYIVQQENKTIPEIFDAIGEQGFRQLEAKYLKDCLNHYDIISTGGGIIEGEDSHQLLKNVSNVIWLDCDINILYERIKNDQNRPNANNKTLSSLNDLYLTRVSRYNEIAFIKVSSDMTLNELQTTIIERLTSD
- the gcvT gene encoding glycine cleavage system aminomethyltransferase GcvT; the encoded protein is MTNDLKKTPLYQTFVDSDAKIVEFGGWAMPVQFSSIKDEHIAVRTSVGIFDVSHMGEIQIKGNESAQFIQYILSNDTDQITTDKAQYTALCNENGGVIDDLITYKLNQDTFLLVVNAANTDKDFDWIKSHAKDFDVEVDNVSNQFGQLAVQGPEARKLVQQDVDFDLSSMKPFDVAHNVSYLGKTIMLSQSGYTGEDGFEIYCEAQDCVALWNHFIEHDVTPCGLGARDTLRLEAGLPLHGQDLSETITPYEGGIAFAAKPLIEADFIGKSVLKEQKENGSKRRTIGIEMIDKGIPRTGYEVLDLDGNQIGEVTSGTQSPQSGKSIGLAIINRDEFELGKELLVQVRKRQVKAKIVKKNQISK
- the gcvPA gene encoding aminomethyl-transferring glycine dehydrogenase subunit GcvPA, which gives rise to MSHRYIPLTEQDKQEMLDVIGAKSIDELFGDVPKDILLNRELKIDDGESETSLFKKLNGIAKKNVTKETHTSFLGAGVYDHYAPAVVDAMISRSEFYTAYTPYQPEISQGELQAIFEFQTLICELTGMDIANSSMYDGITSFAEACILAFSQTKKNKIVVSKGLHYQALQVLKTYIQTRAEFELVEIDLDGTITDLAKLEEAIDDDTAAVAVQYPNFYGSIEDLEKIQSLINDKKALFIVYTNPISLGLLTPPGDFGADIVVGDTQPFGIPAQFGGPHCGFFATTKKLMRKTPGRLVGQTEDEEGNRGFVLTLQAREQHIRRDKATSNICSNQALNALASSICMSALGKQGLQDIAIRNFENANYAKDQFKNNGFTILEGTSFNEFVVKFDQPIANINAKLVDEGFIGGFDLKEVDEELEQHMLVAVTELRTKAEIDTFVEKAGEINGSK
- the gcvPB gene encoding aminomethyl-transferring glycine dehydrogenase subunit GcvPB, translated to MVVSKSTPLIFERSKKDRYAYTLPKKEIDSNAVEQLLDDKFIRKDKAEFPEVSELDLVRHYTELSNKNFGVDSGFYPLGSCTMKYNPKINEKVARIPGFAEAHPLQEESQVQGSLEIIYNLQEELKEITGMDEVTLQPAAGAHGEWTALMIFKAYHLKNNEGHRDEVIVPDSAHGTNPASAAFAGFKAVTVKSNERGEVDVEDLKRVVNENTAAIMLTNPNTLGIFEQNIIEIRNIVHEAGGLLYYDGANLNAIMDKVRPGDMGFDAVHLNLHKTFTGPHGGGGPGSGPIGVKKELASFLPKPMVVKENNTFKYDNDIKNSIGRVKPFYGNFGIYLRAYTYIRTMGNIGLEEVSEAAVLNANYIKARLSKHFAIPYEQYCKHEFVLSGSKQKEHGVRTLDMAKRLLDFGVHPPTIYFPLNVDEGMMIEPTETESKETLDYFCDSMIQIAEEVENNPDIVLEAPHTTIIDRLDETKAARKPVLKFERLAEEK
- a CDS encoding rhodanese-like domain-containing protein, with translation MSNFWFIALALIIIIIAYMLINQLINKRAVTELNQNDFHDGLRKAQVIDVREKVDYEYGHIVGARNIPITMFKQRFQGLRKDQPIYLCDANGIASYRAARILKKNGYTDIYMLKGGYKKWSGKIKSKK